GCTCGATGAGCCATTATTAGAAGGGCTGCACGATTGTGGCATACCGAAGACCTCTATTCAATATGATGACATGCATAATTttgcacaacatgattgtggaaaaTGAGTACAtcgaaattgaagaagattcagATGAAGATGTGAATGATGACCAACCAACATATGCAAGAGTTATGGTAAGAGATGTTGAATATCTTACTGCAACCACATATTGGACCTGACAGGATATGGTTACATTGAGTGAGTATATGATACGTTTAAATATAATTCAAGCTCCTCAAGGTCATGACACACTTCGCAAGAATTTGGTTGAGCATATATGGCGCCGAGAAGGTGAACGTTGATGAGGTTGGTGTATTAATGTgttcttttgttaattttaagtGTGCTAAGTTGttattttatgtaataattttaaGTGTACTATGTTGGTATTTTCTAGTAATAAATTGAAGTGTTTTCTTGTGCGAAGTCTTTTGTCTAATACGTTGTCAAAATTATTGAATGTCGTTTgaattattgaaggcatctatTATACATCCAAGTGTGCAATAATAAGTACAATAATTATTGAAGACATCTAGATTAatagaaacaataattaataaatcataAATTTAATACACACGACAATTAATAAagtacataaacttaatacaaacgacaattcataaaccacataaaccacataaacttaatacaatcaataattcataaactacataaacttaataatgatatccaccatCTTGGCTTGGTGGTGGACTTGATGGTGGACTTGGGATATAGCCTTGAGGTCattcatcatcttgaaatatactccttGTAGCATACTTTTGCAAAATTTCATTTTGCTTACCACGTAGGAacttcttcctctctggagTGTATTTGTTGAGATCCTCAATcatgaaattaattttgaacctttcttgctccctatccccttcttccttcatgGCTAAACGCATTCGGGCCACTTCTTCTTGCCGAGAGTTATGGATTTCGGACAGTCTTGCAAATCCGGTAGCAATGTGTCCACTCATTGGCTCttgggacttcccttttctctttgcttccttttgtTTATCTCTTCCCAGGGGCCTTGCAATAGAAGAAGTTGTGGTCATTTCATCGACACCTTCATTAACACCTTCATCTCCATCATTTGTCGGTGCAGCTTCACAttgaaataatcttccccatTATTGGTCTGCATCGGTTGCCTACctcggacaatccttgaggacgtcccaagcatgatgcaacttaaaaggttgattttttggtgttacTCTTGTCATGTAAATtgccattgctttgtcaccctatgcaaaaaatacataaaaataattagttgcaaaataatattatgtacatgacaaataaaatatcaacaaaaaaactCACAATTTATGCGGCACTCATTCCACTAGCCATTTCAACCACGGCTTTCTCCAAACTTCCCTTccataaagtgcatgctttgttgatagtCTTCCATCGATCGTAAAGACCACCACCTTCCCTCCTGCCGCCGTTGCAATTTTCATGGAACTTTTCAATGATTTTATCCCACagaacctttttattttgattcgtgCCAACTGCACCATCTTCGCTAATAGAAACTCATGCAAAGCATAAAGCAACCTTCCTCAtaggtccaattacgacctctaatatgctctcttgccatcttgaaaattttggaaatgggaagaaatggtagaaagaaaaattggaagaattgtaagaAAAAAGTGAGTTTGGTGtgaatgtttgaacaaatataggtatttatagagtttttgggtgaattttgagttaaatattttttttaattattttagctgttagatttaaatttgggccgttagatttttttttatcgttagatttgattatattcgatctcagccgttgatataaaaaatataaaaaagaagttTGAATCTAGGCTattggatcaaccaacggccTGTTGATTCCATCCGTCGAATCAATAGAGCCGTTGGTGCGCCTAGGGAACGTGGCCGGCATGCCCACGTGGGTGGGGCCCAGTCAGTTTGATAGTGCGTCTGGTGAGTGGGTGGGGGTGTTTGGCGCACAAACGCCCGGTTTTAGGTGCACCGGTGGGGCCTACGCCGAATCCTGGGCTAATTTTTTTACGGAATTTGGCTTGAGTTTGActtttggcttttagcccaaacaTTTAGGTTGGGTTGGGTTTAGTGTTTAGGAACAATGAGCACACCCCAAACAATATGCAAATTGCAGAGTTTAGATCATATCCAAAAAAGATGTCAATTCTTAAGTGAAATGTTAACTAATCACTTTTGACAGCAAATATTACTCCAATCGAACAATCTTTTAGTTGACCTGGAATGGCAACAAGGCTTCTAGCGTCAATTTCAACACTACCttaatttgcattttatttattttttaattggtACGTCCCATAATCCACCTGAATATAAAGCTTTAAAAATGATTttactgtttattttattttgaaacgGGCCTTATATGGtagtaaaataataattaacatACTAGTTGGAATACAAATAAATTTGATAGCATTCCTCAAAATAACACATCAACCATCAATTAagcatttaaataaaaaaaattgacatatTTATTGAAGATGCTCGGTAAAAAGAAGTCAatagaaaattaattatttagttgtttacaaaaacaattaattattttgtttacaACAACTAAAATGGCTTAAGAGAATTGAGGGTAATGTTGTATAGCACTATGTAGCATGTGAATAAGAATCCATTTGAATTTTCAATCCCAAgtttgaaaatatataaagtCGGAAGGAATTTGATGAATGGAACTTTGTTGATAATGACTGCCAGCTGCATTGAATCATTCATCAATCCTACAGCTCTCACGGGCTCAACTTACATGAATCAAAGTTCGgatctctcttcctcttttcaACAGTTCAAATTTCTTGATCGTCGATTTAGAATTGCAAAATCTAGAAAagatctaacggtaaaaaaaaaaaaatctaacggtccaaatttaaatccaatggctagaataatcttaaaatttatcggaatttaaatattttttccaacggctagaataatttttttttttttaagtttatgtggtttatcatgattttcatgtattgatttagtgatttttcaaaatttatcggaatttaaatatttttaggttaaaatattcataaaattaatttaggatagtctacataatttttttttttaaaaagttaatttaaaaaaaaatagccttaattcattttttgataatctgaggctaaaattttaggccaaaagggttggagtagaaaagctgtttctgggctaaaacctaaattttatgggctaaatatttttaggttttaggtcaggattggagatggtctcACTAGCTCAACTTACATGAATTAAagttctctcttcctcttttcaACAGTTCAAATTTCTTGATCCGTGGATTTAGAATTGCAAAATCTAGAAAATATCTGAATTCTATGCACACCACTTGGCTTGGCACTTGATAAAGGTCAATGACGTAGGTCTCACAATTACGTAggcaaataaaaaaacaatttggATATTGTATAGGGTAATAATAATTAGACAAATGCATAGTATAACAATTTGGAGAGAAACATGGGCTGATCTGTAATCTCAGATTAGTAATATATAATAGGATAATGTTAGGAACATTAAATTTTcaaactaaattttataaatttaatttaaaattttagtttctcTTGCATTACTATATTGTATATTACAAATCTGAGACTAAGGAGGAACCCCTCTTTCTCTCCAAACCTAAACTTTTAGGAGTCTTCCAAAATTTTAACTGTAGATTACTATATAtgaaattaaatttgatttaacctAATGAAAAACATTAAACTTTTAACCGTTTGTAGATTAATCTACGTTTGTTTCATTTCACATATGTATTTTATCTTTTACTGCTAAGTTTAAAAAAGGCATGTGTGAGTGACTCTGTGTGCAAACTATGAAGTTGACATGTGCCTAATGTTTGTTGAAGGAAAATAACATAGCCATTGGCATATGTAATTATACAATTAGTTAGGCATGCAGCCTCTTTTGACTGAGTATCAAGATCCGAGACTGCGCGCGGCGGTTctccattttttatttctttctctgCTTTCCGGTCAAATAGGGGTACGGACATTCGTGTGCGAGACATGATGATGATACTCTTACCAGAATAGAGTCGGTCAGTCAAATAACACAAACAAAATTCTTTGAGTGTTTCGGAGTACTGGTGTAAAAGAATAGTTAAATATTTCAAAGATTGTAATCgttaaacttttaatttttatacttctaaataaaaattgacgattaaaaataatatccaAAAAAATCCCCAAATACCCTAAAAACGTGTGTGCAAATTGTAAGCAGCAGCAGATCATCTCCCAAACAATCAAAGTTAATTAAGTTTTGACCGTACGTGCTGATTCCGTAGTTATCATCTAATTACTTAAAGTGCATGTTTGAGATCATCACCTTCATTCGATTTCAATCTGATGACTGTACTGCTGATTTCTCTTTATTCTAATTAAATTGCGATTGACCAGTGATCAATCCATGTTTATTTTATGTTGAAAATCAGTTGACCAGCGATATTGGATCCATATTTTGCATGTGTTCATTAATTGATGCCTTAGTGTCAgttttaaattgaataatttgCAGTGAAGGACGTTagatgaacatatatatattttttaatttatgacaaattgcttaaaatCGGTATAACAAActgtttaaaaaatttagttcaTATACAAATTGAAACTGTTTTATAAGTTCATATTATACTTCAGAAAATTTCCTGTTTGCAATTTATTTAACTGCATCATCAAATACGGATGCAATTTgtaataaatttgaattttagaagattttgataaaaaaaaattaagtgacagaattaaaaatattttaatagacTCTAAAAttctatataatttttttgttcaaaaaaaaaaaaattctatataGATTTTGGCATATTCTTACGAACTGTTCATCTTCTATTTGGTATGGCGTGAAAATAAATCAGAGGGGGAGGGTTGGGTTTTTTATGGCATTTGGTATTTATGCTACCCATCCTTAAATCTATCAAAATCCCTTGCCCATTAAAATCCTAGCAAATATGTGGCATTCTAACTACACCTAGACATTTGTGGAtttttttaaaatcctaatcGATTATCCTTGGATTTGGatgtattttttaaaatccttttaaCTCCTAATTTGACAACACCATAATTTCAAAATCTTTGATAGTCTTTAAGAATCCTAATTGACTACACCTATTTTAAAATCTATTAAAATTCTAtcaaatcctaatttgactataccctcttaatttcttctttgtgatgggaaaataaaaactcattaCAATATTTCAGAAAATCGATACGTAGAGATATATCCACTTTCAATAGGATTGATATACTCCAAGCAACACTCAACCATGGAAGCTCTACAAATAACTGCATCCATGTGGTGTGGTGTGCAAATCCATCACCATTGATCAGTGGTAATTAATCTTGATACAATCATACAACCTGCTCGATATATGTCCTATGCTGTTGTCAAATCACATACGATACACGTACATAATTACCTTAATAATATATAGATCAATTATCTATATACAAGAATCTGGCATAAGCAGTCCAGTGCTGGTTCCACTAATGTTCTTGCACGATGACGTGGTAGCCTTATTCAGATATGTAAGCTTGATGTCTTGCAATCTAATCCCTGTACATGGAGTGCTAGGGCTGCATTCAAATGTTACTGCCTCTGCCGTTCCCGACGTCCCTTGTATGTTTCTGTATGTCACTTGACTAATCTTCACACCCGAACTCTACAACAACAGAAAAACTAATAAGCTACCCagattatatattatatgaatAAAATTGAGGTTCCATCGTAAAATCAATTGATATATGAGAAGTAACTCAACTCTTATAAGCCCTTACAAAGTTTCCGCCGTTGCGGCAAAGggccatttggatttaatttaatttaatagatATGTAATTAAGGGAATATAATATAGGATATTAACTTTACCATAGAAGGACAGCCTTGGTTATTGGGGCAATAATCCTGGTCAATGATGACGGGGTTTTTAACGTTCCTCATGATGATGTTTTGGAAGAGAATGTTCTTAACGAAGCCAGTGCTAGGCCTGGCCCATGACTTTATTCGTACTCCATTGTCTGATCCACTGAACACTGCATTCGTTAGGGTTACATTTTGGACACCATCTTCCTTGAGATCCTTGCCTAGACTTCCAATGCTGCATTATATATAGTCATCAGATCACATTCAGAGATCATGAGAAGCACTACCTTAATTCGTAATTAAGCTATATTTTTTAATCAGTGTTTAGGTTGGTTATTAAGTTAATCTTTTCTACATCGGAGTCCATTAGAATATCACATGCTAATTAAACCCATCCCAAGTTTGTGTTACTTaggcctggtttggtactgaggtgattctgaaaaaagctggtataaaaaaaagttaagagCTTTTTtcgtgtttggtaaacattcagcttcagttttttttcacagttttgggtgaacaaaagccaaaaacaagaagctgcaaaactcaactttgaaaaaccggttttttttcacatctgttttacataaaagtttaccaaatactataatactgtttatttttttttttttcaaaagcatttttacaaaaatttttaccaaacactctacagctttatttcacagccgcttattctcacagcacatcagaagcagttttttttcaaagcacagcaataccaaaccagcctttAATAAACCCAACTTGTAAATAAATAAGACTGATCGACTGTACCTTACGCCATGGCCTGGACCACACTTGATGTTGCTCATATAGAGGTTTCTGGTGCCAGGACCGATTGATATGCAATCGTCTCCGGTTTGCAAGATGCTGCCCGTGatggtgactccggtagagctCTGCACATGAATGCCATCTGTGTTTGGGCTTTCACTCGGAGCGATGATCTTCACGTTTCGAACGACCACATTGTTGCAGCTGTTGACTACAAGGTGGGTTGCCTGACTGTTGATCGATGTTAAACCACTTACCAGAACGTTGTTTGCCCAATTGAACGTTATAGACTGCACATacgtatattattattattttattagtattatgttaattaaatatattaaattagtaTGGTGTAATTATCATTAAAAGTGCATATTTATGCGTACTTACCCTAGCTCCAACAGGGCAACTCTTGCCGGATTTCCTGCAAGCCCAAAATGCAACCCCTCTGGCGTCGAGGGAACCACCGAGGACCCTAAGTCCGGTGACCTCAATGAATAAAATCCAGTAGCCTGAGTTTCCCAAAGCCCTATAGTCCGTGGGGGCCACAAGGGTTCCGTCTATTCGAACTGTTACTTGTCTGGTCTTGCATGGACCTCTAAACACCACAGCCTTCAACAAGAACCTTCCTTTGGGGATGTACATGACAGCATTGCCCTGCCCGGAGCTGCACGCCGATGCCCATGCCTTGACGAATGCTTGGGTCGAGTCCGTCTTCCCATCTGCTCGTGCACCAAACTTCATCACATTGTAGCTAACTGCCGCTGCATTGGAAGACTGCAAGAACAATATGCTGATTGTGAAAAACAGCATTACTGCTGCTACATAATAATTATGAATGTTGCCACAGAAGCTTGATGTATAAGCCATTTTTGTGATGATATAAGTACTTCAGATGTGGGGTtggatataaaatatatatgatttcGATGGAATTAATTGGTATAAGTAATTGGATTGGATTTGGATGCTGAAAAAGAAGCAGTACTTTGGAGGTATTTATAGTTGCTTATTATTCCGTGATAGGCACTAGTACATATTCATATCATATAtgatatgtatgtgtatattaGAGAAAGTCAGCGTAGGTAATTATAAAATGGTGGAGTGCAGGTGCAGCTTAATTATATGATAAAATTAACAAATCAAAAAGTATTATTGTATTTGCACGTCGCCGATCGATCGTTggcattagggtttagggttagatACATGTGTTAGGTAGTGATATGTACGGATACATGAGACATATATGCATAATGCATGTGATAGCTTATACTTATATATACGCGCAgtagaaagagagaaaagagagagattatTAGGCGGCGGGCAAATGGCATTATTAGCATGCATGTGATGATATATGATTGAAGTGATCTTTCCTAGTTTATTAGGGCTTTCCCATCTGGCAAGGCACTTGCGTACGTAAGGAATGAGATATATCCCTCATCTTATACGTATATATTAGTTTTGTATAACATGAGTTCATATATCCATCTCAGTTTTGCCACGTGACACATGGAAGAAACCCGGAGCAGTGGCTGGCGGAGAAGTCGCCGATCAAATGGCCTTAAACACAGGTCAATATTATTAATTCCCCTTCTACTAAAATCATGATTAACTGAATTAATTGACAACTTAATTAAGCTAACACTACGTACGTACTGTGTGAATTGTACTAGCTAGAGGTCGAGGACAGACATTTCTCACCTCTATCACATTACTAATCTTTGGCAGCCAAACATATATAACATGGGCCATATGCTCTTGCTCATCACATATACTTAGCCACTAGTAATTAAATAgtaaattatacatgtttatcATCGTCATCATTCTTCTTTTGCACCCCATTTTGACTTTACTCAAACTTATAATGCTTTTGGGTTTAATCACATAAATTGTTTTCATATAAACTTCTTCACAAGTACGAAGTTGCATTGCTTCATGAAGGGTGGATTCATACTTGTATAGGCTAAAtcgtcaaaatggtccctgagatttgcataactcatcactttggtccctgagattccaaatcgataaaagtggtccatgagattgtccatcatccatcattGTGGTCCTTCCATTGAAAACTCCGTTAAATGTCCCAGCgctcttggccgaaagtttaggcaattttcaaaacttcgtaactcaatagtttcttaaccaaattcgacccataatatatcaaaatgaagataggaaagtgtagaataagattatacctattttgaagcccaatggttgccggagatggccggaaaatagcctcaaagttgactggtccgagtgaaaacttgaaaactcgcagaaaactgggtaaactttaaacgttcataacttcttcaatattcaatgaaatcaagtgattcaaaaacaaaaatcatacttctcgacgagacaaagagaatggtacctttttagaAGCTAACTTGCCatggtttggccagaaaacggctcgaaagtggctgtcttggtatcaagttagccacttttgagctgttttccggccaaaccacggtgatCTAGCCgttgaaaaaggtaccattctctttgtctcgtcgagaagtatgattttaatttttgaatcacttgatttagttgagtattgaagaagttatgaacgtttaaagtttaccaagtttccggcgagttttccagttttcgctcggaccagtcaactttgaggctattttccggccatcttcgGCAACCATTAGGCttcaaaataggtataatcttattctacactttcctatgttcattttgatatattatgggtcgaatttggttaagaaac
Above is a window of Malus sylvestris chromosome 15, drMalSylv7.2, whole genome shotgun sequence DNA encoding:
- the LOC126605129 gene encoding polygalacturonase-like → MAYTSSFCGNIHNYYVAAVMLFFTISILFLQSSNAAAVSYNVMKFGARADGKTDSTQAFVKAWASACSSGQGNAVMYIPKGRFLLKAVVFRGPCKTRQVTVRIDGTLVAPTDYRALGNSGYWILFIEVTGLRVLGGSLDARGVAFWACRKSGKSCPVGARSITFNWANNVLVSGLTSINSQATHLVVNSCNNVVVRNVKIIAPSESPNTDGIHVQSSTGVTITGSILQTGDDCISIGPGTRNLYMSNIKCGPGHGVSIGSLGKDLKEDGVQNVTLTNAVFSGSDNGVRIKSWARPSTGFVKNILFQNIIMRNVKNPVIIDQDYCPNNQGCPSMSSGVKISQVTYRNIQGTSGTAEAVTFECSPSTPCTGIRLQDIKLTYLNKATTSSCKNISGTSTGLLMPDSCI